In the genome of Triticum urartu cultivar G1812 chromosome 5, Tu2.1, whole genome shotgun sequence, one region contains:
- the LOC125510166 gene encoding vicilin-like seed storage protein At2g18540 isoform X1 produces MAGPMHQRQVANATTAVSRHNAIDAGPPGFGRSTATSVGVQQTEGDENEMGNILQEITEMQATAVDGGRRHVISSCKNITIGMECARARNVTVKHENDEDSCRQPRVLDIDGECARQLQKELDEEYVIEEASRQANRLKSMITPGVVVCVVDTDSSKDAEFEERSDHENDWLVEIDRRLKEQEDKDAELAKKRQEEAERESKEQQAKDEELASKCQQEIEQKAMEQLANDDQVACMYQKMYDQNATDEQIKVATTHHGQGTGAGGHRASDVGVQTRLDNFFHCRTGLADNEPLKDGDVSFGRNVSAARNQERGGLNNEVLKYCSDDLSNRKL; encoded by the exons ATGGCTG GACCAATGCATCAGAGGCAAGTGGCGAATGCAACAACTGCTGTGTCAAGGCATAATGCCATTGATGCAGGTCCCCCGGGCTTCGGGCGTAGCACGGCCACATCTGTTGGTGTGCAACAGACAGAAG GAGATGAAAATGAAATGGGGAATATCTTGCAAGAGATCACAGAAATGCAAGCTACTGCTGTAGATGGGGGGAGAAGACATGTAATTTCATCGTGCAAAAATATAACGATTGGCATGGAGTGTGCTAGAGCCAGGAATGTCACTGTGAAACATGAGAACGATGAGGATAGCTGTAGACAGCCTCGTGTGCTAGACATTGACGGGGAGTGTGCGAGGCAGCTCCAGAAAGAGCTGGACGAGGAAT ATGTGATTGAGGAAGCAAGCCGTCAAGCAAACCGACTAAAATCAATGATTACCCCGGGAGTGGTTGTGTGCGTGGTGGACACTGATAGCAGCAAAGATGCTGAATTCGAAGAAAGGTCTGATCATGAGAATGACTGGCTGGTGGAGATTGATAGGAGACTAAAGGAGCAAGAAGATAAAGACGCTGAACTGGCAAAGAAACGTCAGGAAGAGGCAGAAAGGGAATCAAAGGAGCAGCAGGCGAAAGATGAAGAGCTTGCAAGTAAGTGTCAGCAAGAGATTGAACAGAAGGCAATGGAGCAGTTGGCAAATGATGATCAGGTTGCATGTATGTATCAGAAGATGTATGACCAGAATG CCACTGACGAGCAAATCAAGGTGGCGACCACACATCATGGTCAGGGAACAGGGGCAGGTGGTCATAGAGCATCAG ACGTGGGAGTTCAGACGAGGTTGGACAATTTTTTCCACTGTCGGACTGGTCTGGCAGACAACGAACCACTGAAG GACGGAGATGTGTCATTCGGAAGAAATGTAAGTGCAGCAAGAAATCAAGAAAGGGGAGGGCTAAACAACGAGGTTCTCAAATATTGTTCAGACGATCTGTCCAACAGAAAGCTCTGA
- the LOC125556464 gene encoding uncharacterized protein LOC125556464, translating into MINLIFVRFHADDHIRDGAAAPLSNPRWRDDDNTIVLWFFATIAGDLLDVVAPAGSTAYTIWRRLHEYFLENEAELVMHLGQEFRAAVRGDQSINDYFHRLQGLAAALADVREQVTDRTLTLQMSDGLGKKFELQAAIIQSTVPLPTFAQARSRLVLAELALDKRARAEGAQILAVHSGNNRGGDRNGGRGGDRGYRSAQGGGDRGPPGGGGVGRGADRAARGRNRGGGRGGVAVAVVAVTLPRWLGHPATLAGVFRAHGHALPPTACSLDPAELGRRPRPPPWCAHARLPRDAAFCSARALLHAVLMGRLGDVPLCAKLRGGLPCSSRVDYGHGRIIRCHWEPRTFKPRRSF; encoded by the exons ATGATCAATCTCATCTTCGTCCGCTTCCACGCCGACGACCACATCCGCGACGGTGCCGCTGCACCCCTCTCAAACCCGCGCTGGCGTGATGACGACAACACAATCGTCCTGTGGTTTTTTGCCACCATCGCCGGCGATCTTCTCGACGTCGTCGCACCGGCGGGCTCCACCGCCTACACCATCTGGCGGCGCCTCCACGAGTACTTCCTAGAGAACGAGGCAGAGCTTGTGATGCACCTTGGCCAGGAGTTCCGGGCGGCCGTGCGCGGGGACCAGTCGATCAATGACTATTTCCACCGCCTCCAAGGCCTCGCTGCGGCCCTCGCTGATGTTCGGGAACAGGTCACCGACCGTACCCTTACCTTGCAGATGTCGGACGGTCTCGGCAAGAAATTCGAGCTCCAAGCGGCGATCATCCAGTCCACCGTCCCGCTGCCCACCTTCGCCCAAGCTCGGTCCCGTCTGGTGCTAGCCGAGCTCGCCCTCGACAAGCGGGCGCGCGCCGAGGGCGCGCAGATCCTTGCTGTCCACTCCGGCAACAATCGTGGTGGTGACCGCAACGGCGGCCGCGGTGGCGATCGCGGCTATCGTTCTGCTCAAGGCGGGGGTGACCGCGGCCCTCCTGGCGGTGGTGGAGTTGGCCGCGGTGCTGACCGTGCTGCTCGTGGCAGAAACCGTGGTGGTGGCCGCGGGGGCGTGGCCGTGGCCGTGGTCGCGGTGACGCTCCCACGGTGGCTGGGCCACCCAGCAACCCTGGCTGGGGTATTTCGCGCCCATGGGCATGCCCTTCCCCCCACCGCGTGCTCCTTGGATCCCGCCGAACTCGGCCGGCGTCCTCGGCCCCCGCCCTGGTGCGCCCACGCACGCCTACCCCGTGATGCAGCCTTCTGCTCCGCCCGTGCCCTACTCCACGCCGTACTCATGGGACGCCTCGGCGATGTTCCACTCTGCGCCAAGCTACGGGGCGGCCTTCCCTGCTCAAGCCGAGTGGATTATGGACACGGGCGCATCATCCGATGTCACTGGGAACCCAG GACCTTCAAACCAAGGCGGTCCTTCTGA
- the LOC125510167 gene encoding peptidyl-prolyl cis-trans isomerase CYP21-1, giving the protein MLRKAAVGFLACLVLYLAFSSYLRSQRAAYVQLPAVTHRVYLDVEIDGQNIGRIVIGLYGEVVPKTVENFRALCTGEKGDGPKGKPLHYKGTPFHRIIPGFMIQGGDIVRGDGKASESIYGGTFPDENFSVKHTHPGVVAMANSGTDSNGSQFYITTIKTGWLDGEHVVFGRVIQGMDYVYAIEGGAGTYNGKPRKKVLITDSGEIPKEKWGEEAD; this is encoded by the exons ATGCTGCGGAAGGCGGCCGTCGGGTTCCTCGCCTGCCTCGTGCTCTACCTCGCCTTCTCCTCCTACCTCCGTAGCCAG AGGGCTGCATATGTTCAGTTACCAGCAGTTACTCACAGGGTATACCTGGACGTGGAAATTGATGGCCAAAATATAG GTAGAATTGTCATTGGTCTTTATGGGGAAGTTGTGCCAAAGACAGTTG AAAATTTTAGAGCCCTTTGTACAG GTGAAAAGGGTGATGGGCCCAAGGGTAAACCTCTTCACTATAAAGGAACACCATTTCATCGAATCATCCCAGGTTTCATGATTCAGGGTGGTGACATAGTTAGAGGTGATGGGAAAGCAAGCGAATCTATATATGGAGGCACCTTCCCAGATGAGAATTTCAGTGTGAAACATACACATCCAG GTGTTGTTGCTATGGCAAATTCCGGAACTGATTCCAACGGATCCCAATTCTACATAACCACAATCAAGACAGGCTG GTTGGATGGGGAGCATGTGGTCTTTGGCAGGGTGATTCAGGGAATGGATTATGTCTACGCCATTGAAGGGGGCGCAGGCACTTACAACGGCAAGCCGAGGAAGAAGGTGCTGATCACTGACTCTGGTGAGATACCCAAGGAGAAATGGGGCGAGGAAGCAGACTGA
- the LOC125510168 gene encoding uncharacterized protein LOC125510168 isoform X3 has product MLKVVTFVSRGGTRYYKCVRKDAGLCRFMRSTETYLPELTRHGLLQPYVLQAASLPCRPPVPPSGPLQQRLRREHNFDDGGQAEIQPAHTQHVR; this is encoded by the exons ATGCTTAAGGTGGTCACCTTCGTCTCTCGCGGCGGAACTCGGTACTACAAGTGCGTCAGGAAAGAT GCTGGGCTATGCCGGTTCATGAGATCCACCGAGACGTACCTGCCGGAGCTGACTCGTCATGGCCTGTTGCAGCCGTATGTGCTGCAGGCTGCATCACTCCCTTGCCGTCCACCCGTCCCGCCGTCCGGTCCTCTCCAGCAGAGACTAAGGCGAGAGCACAACTTCGACGACGGCGGACAGGCGGAGATTCAGCCTGCCCAT ACCCAACATGTCCGATGA
- the LOC125510168 gene encoding uncharacterized protein LOC125510168 isoform X1 → MFLHCVASTTPCSRRFIYAPLLTLILSLATMAASSSSSQPDEVLPLFACPKCLRWSPSSLAAELGTTSASGKIPNMSDEDSCEGDTGDANLQIPSNINSDDSAENDATGCCPAPTSRISVKHAVEVIRTFNEFKRFLVASIGFGGMLDLQLLQKLNLKHSSLVVLWKV, encoded by the exons ATGTTTCTGCACTGCGTCGCCAGCACCACCCCTTGCTCTCGAAGATTCATCTACGCCCCGCTCCTCACCCTTATCCTCTCCTTGGCGACCAtggctgcttcttcttcttcatcacagccAGACGAAGTGCTGCCACTGTTTGCTTGCCCCAAATGCTTAAGGTGGTCACCTTCGTCTCTCGCGGCGGAACTCGGTACTACAAGTGCGTCAGGAAAGAT ACCCAACATGTCCGATGAAGATAGCTGTGAAGGGGATACGGGCGATGCCAACCTACAGATTCCTAGCAACATAAATAGTGATGATTCAGCGGAGAATGATGCCACAGGCTGCTGTCCAGCACCAACATCTCGTATATCTGTCAAGCATGCTGTTGAGGTTATTCGGACATTCAATGAGTTCAAGCGATTCCTTGTGGCAAGCATCGGCTTTGGTGGCATGCTCGACCTCCAGTTGCTGCAGAAACTAAACCTCAAACATAGCTCACTTGTTGTCCTCTGGAAAGTGTAA
- the LOC125510166 gene encoding uncharacterized protein LOC125510166 isoform X2: MGNILQEITEMQATAVDGGRRHVISSCKNITIGMECARARNVTVKHENDEDSCRQPRVLDIDGECARQLQKELDEEYVIEEASRQANRLKSMITPGVVVCVVDTDSSKDAEFEERSDHENDWLVEIDRRLKEQEDKDAELAKKRQEEAERESKEQQAKDEELASKCQQEIEQKAMEQLANDDQVACMYQKMYDQNATDEQIKVATTHHGQGTGAGGHRASDVGVQTRLDNFFHCRTGLADNEPLKDGDVSFGRNVSAARNQERGGLNNEVLKYCSDDLSNRKL; encoded by the exons ATGGGGAATATCTTGCAAGAGATCACAGAAATGCAAGCTACTGCTGTAGATGGGGGGAGAAGACATGTAATTTCATCGTGCAAAAATATAACGATTGGCATGGAGTGTGCTAGAGCCAGGAATGTCACTGTGAAACATGAGAACGATGAGGATAGCTGTAGACAGCCTCGTGTGCTAGACATTGACGGGGAGTGTGCGAGGCAGCTCCAGAAAGAGCTGGACGAGGAAT ATGTGATTGAGGAAGCAAGCCGTCAAGCAAACCGACTAAAATCAATGATTACCCCGGGAGTGGTTGTGTGCGTGGTGGACACTGATAGCAGCAAAGATGCTGAATTCGAAGAAAGGTCTGATCATGAGAATGACTGGCTGGTGGAGATTGATAGGAGACTAAAGGAGCAAGAAGATAAAGACGCTGAACTGGCAAAGAAACGTCAGGAAGAGGCAGAAAGGGAATCAAAGGAGCAGCAGGCGAAAGATGAAGAGCTTGCAAGTAAGTGTCAGCAAGAGATTGAACAGAAGGCAATGGAGCAGTTGGCAAATGATGATCAGGTTGCATGTATGTATCAGAAGATGTATGACCAGAATG CCACTGACGAGCAAATCAAGGTGGCGACCACACATCATGGTCAGGGAACAGGGGCAGGTGGTCATAGAGCATCAG ACGTGGGAGTTCAGACGAGGTTGGACAATTTTTTCCACTGTCGGACTGGTCTGGCAGACAACGAACCACTGAAG GACGGAGATGTGTCATTCGGAAGAAATGTAAGTGCAGCAAGAAATCAAGAAAGGGGAGGGCTAAACAACGAGGTTCTCAAATATTGTTCAGACGATCTGTCCAACAGAAAGCTCTGA
- the LOC125510168 gene encoding uncharacterized protein LOC125510168 isoform X2: MLKVVTFVSRGGTRYYKCVRKDAGLCRFMRSTETYLPELTRHGLLQPYVLQAASLPCRPPVPPSGPLQQRLRREHNFDDGGQAEIQPAHVSNQPPLQQSPVAPRRLNAASLTASVRRCSWPEPTSSSSSPC, translated from the exons ATGCTTAAGGTGGTCACCTTCGTCTCTCGCGGCGGAACTCGGTACTACAAGTGCGTCAGGAAAGAT GCTGGGCTATGCCGGTTCATGAGATCCACCGAGACGTACCTGCCGGAGCTGACTCGTCATGGCCTGTTGCAGCCGTATGTGCTGCAGGCTGCATCACTCCCTTGCCGTCCACCCGTCCCGCCGTCCGGTCCTCTCCAGCAGAGACTAAGGCGAGAGCACAACTTCGACGACGGCGGACAGGCGGAGATTCAGCCTGCCCATGTAAGCAACCAGCCACCGCTGCAGCAGTCCCCTGTTGCCCCGCGGCGCCTCAATGCTGCTTCACTGACAGCCAGCGTACGGCGCTGCTCCTGGCCGGAACCAACTTCATCCTCGTCGTCGCCATGCTGA